The genomic interval GTATTGCATGGTCACACCACTCCCAAACATATGCCCCTGCAAACTGGTCATACTTTTGTATCATTTCATCATAATCTTGTAATCCACCTGGTCCATTTCCCATAGCATGTGCATACTCACATAAGATTAATGGCTTGTCTATTCCTTTTTCAAAATAATCCTTGATTTCCTCTATACTTATATACATACGACTAATAACATCAATATTTGTAAAGTCATTTTCTCTTTCTTTGCTAGCATAATGAGCACCTTCATAATGAAGTGGACGTGTAGGATCTAAATTTCTAGCATATTCTAATCCTCTTTCAAAGTTACATCCGAATCCTGACTCATTTCCAAGAGACCACATGAAAATACAAGATTTATTTTTAAAAGGAACTATAGATGAATCAACTCTATCAATAATAACCTTTTCATAAACTTTATCATCAGCTATCATATTATAATTATCTAAATATCCTAGTCCATATAGCTCAACAACCCCATGAATTTCAATATCAGCCTCACTCATAACATAAAAACCATATTCATCGCATAACTCATAAAAAATCGGAGATTTAGGATAATGAGCTGTTCTTATAGAGTTAAAATTACACTCTTTCATTATTTTTAAATCTAGAATCATATCATCATATGTCATAACATATCCCTTAGTTGGATTACTATCATGATGATTAACTCCTCTTAACTTTACTTTTTTATTATTAATTTTTAAAATAGAATTCTCTATTTTAATTTCTCTCATACCTATTCTTTCTTTTATAACTTCATGCTCTGTTTCAATTAATAAGGTATATAAATTAGGTATTTCAGCACTCCAAAGTTCTACATTTTTAATATTGATTTGGACTTTATTATTATCTATATCTCCAGATGCTATCATGTGATTATTAGGATTTAATAAATAATATTTCCCTTTTGGATTTCCTATATTAGATAAAATTTCAAGATCTAACTTTCCTTCTTTAGCTGAAAAATCTATACTTTGAGTTATTTTATAGTCAACTATTCTTTCCTTTGCTCTTCTTAGTATATATACATCTCTAAAAATTCCAGACATTCTAAACTTGTCTTGATCTTCAAAGTAAGTTCCATCACACCATTTTAAAACTAAGACTGTAATTGTATTTTTACCCTTTACTAAAAATTCTGTAATATCAAATTCAGATATGCTATGGGATATTTGGCTATACCCAACAAAGTTATCATTTATCCAAAAATAAAAGCAGGAATCAACGCCTTCAAAGTTTATATTGTAATCATAATTTTCAGGAAGTATTTCAATTTCAAAATCTCTCTTATAAATTCCACACGGATTGTTTGTAGGAACAAAAGGTGGATCAAAAGGAATTGGATATTTTACATTAGTGTATTGATTATAATCATATCCCTTTAATTGCCAAAGAGATGGCACATCAATATTATCTGAAAAATTAATTTGATTTATATTATCAAACTCTTTAACTTTTTGTAAGCTATCAAAGTAATTAAATTCCCATTTACCATTAAGTGAAAAGAAGTTAACTTGCTTACTTCTATCTTTAATATTTAAAGCTTCATCAGTATCCACAAAGGGAACATAATAACTTCTTCTTGGCATCATATTTACATGCAGTTTAGAAATATCTTCATGGTATTCATTTTTTAATATCATTTTACCCTCCCAATACATTTAAAATAATTATGTATTCATGAAACATGATTATATATTTAAGAAACATAATTCCATATAAATCATTTTTCAAAATAGTTTTTACCCATAATTAAATGTTAATATGTAAATTAATCTTTTAAAATAGTTAAAAAGTTCTAAAATATGTTATAATGTTTCTTATAATCTTATAAATTTTAATAACTAATATATAAAGATATTTCTTTAAAATATTCTTATATTTAGAAGAATTTATTTTAAAATAAAAAGCTTTTATGTTGATAAACTGCTTTGCAAAGCTCTCATGTAAATGTTTAATATAAGACTACTATAAAATTAATTAATTTTATAGGTTAGGAGGTAGAAATGCAAATATTGTGGAAAAAGTATGTTAAAGAAAACTTTGAAATGAATGTAGATGAATGTGGTATAGAACAAGGTATACCAGGATTAGGATATAACTATGAAGTATTGAAAAATGCCGTTATTCATTACGTAACTAAGGGATATGGGACTTTTAAATTTAATGGTAAGGTATTTAACTTAAAACAAGGTGATATCTTTATACTACTAAAAGGTATGCAAGTTGAGTATGTGGCTTCTATTGATGATCCTTGGGAATACTACTGGATAGGCTTTAGTGGTTCAAATGCTAATGAATATTTAAATAGAACTTCTATTACTAACTCTTGTGTTGCTAATTGTGAAGAAAACTCAAAAATTCCACAAATAATATTAAATATGTGCGAAATATCAAAAACTTATAATCCTTCAAGATCTGATGACATACTATTACTAAAGGAACTTTACTCATTATTGTACGCACTTATAGAAGAATTCCCAAAACCCTTTGAATACAAAGATAAGGAATTACACACATATATTCAAGATGCCCTTAATTTCATTAATTCTAATTATATGCATAGCATAACCGTTCAAGAAATTGCTGATTATGTAAACTTAAGCAGAAGTTATTTATATAAAATGTTCATAAAAAATCTTGGAATTTCTCCTCAAAGATATTTAATAAATCTTAGAATGTACAAAGCCACTCTTTTACTAAAAGGCACTAAACTTCCCATAGGTGAAGTTGCAAGTAGTGTAGGCTATAGTGATTCACTATTATTTTCAAAAACTTTTTCAAAACATTTTTCAATGTCTCCACTAAATTACAGAAATAATCAAGTAAATAAAACAAGTATATAAATTTAAAATACAGCTTTAAAACAAAAAAATTTCAAAAATAAAAAGTATAACAGAGGCGTAAATTAAAACCTCTGTTATACTTTTTAAATCTTTTATAAGAATTAAAATTATATGAAATTTATTTTCTAAAATCTCAATTAGACTTTTAATATAATTACTATATTAATTTCACTTAATTTAGTATTAATATCTAAATTAGCTCTTATACTTTTCATATTAATGTTAACCTATTCTTGTAACACCATTTTTTAAATCATCAACTATAGCTTCATATTCTGCCTCAGATAAATTATATCTTCTTAGTAGCATAAAGCTTATTATTACAATGGCACATGGAACTAAAGTCTGTATTAAATGAATTCCGTTTAATGTAAAAGTAGATTGACTTTCATTTGCTGTATAACCAATATACGCTAAGATATATCCACATAAGGATCCCCCAATAGCACTGGCAATCTTACTTTTAAATATATTTAAAGAGAAGATCATTCCTTCTGATCTCTTTCCAGTTTTCCATTCACCATACTCAACACAATCTGCAACCATTGATGTTAAGGTAATATAACCTGCTCCATCAAAAATTCCACTTATGAAGTTTATAACTATCATTAAAGGTAATGAAGAATAGGATAATAAAAATACTAAAAATGATCCAGCTGCACCAGCTAATAATCCTAAAAGAGCTGTATTTCTTTTTCCTAATTTTTTTGTTAAAAATGGTGACATTATTCCACCTAGTATACTAGCTCCCATACCAACTGAACTAACTACTGGAATCATCATTTCTGCATTAAAATTATACTTTACATAATATATAGATATTGTATTTTTTATTGCTCCACTTAATTCTAAAACTAACATTGATAATAAAACTATTCTTAAAGGCTTATTTGTCTTTAATAGATTTATAAATTGTTTAAACCCTTGCTTTTCCTTTTTCTTTGCCACATTATCCTTAATTTCTCTAATTCCAAAGGCTGTAACCCAAGTAAATATAGTAGCAAAGCAAACATATATTATGGCCACAGTTTGCCAGTTTCCAATTATTGATACAAGCGGAATTGTTGAAGTTAAAATTATAAAATTACCTACATAGGCCACTGTTCTTGCTGATGTAACAATCTTAGTTTTTCCTGATGAAGATCTTGTAATATTGGCAGATAATGACCAATATGGTATATCCATTGCAGTAAAGGATATTCCCCAGAAAATATATGCTATGTATATCCATATTATTTTACCACTATAACTTAAATCTGGTGCTGAAAAACACATAATTGTTGCTATTCCCATGAAAATAGGAACGATAAATAAATAGGGTCTACTCTTTCCGATTTTAGTATTAGTATTATCAACTATAACCCCCATTATAGGGTCTGTTATTGCATCTATAATTCTTGCCACCAAAAATAAGGTTCCTATGGCAGCTGCCCCTACTTTAAAACTATCTGTTAAAAAGATTAAAAGGTAGGAACTAATCAATGCGTATATCATATTATTTCCTAAACTTCC from Clostridium perfringens carries:
- a CDS encoding glycoside hydrolase family 2 TIM barrel-domain containing protein — its product is MILKNEYHEDISKLHVNMMPRRSYYVPFVDTDEALNIKDRSKQVNFFSLNGKWEFNYFDSLQKVKEFDNINQINFSDNIDVPSLWQLKGYDYNQYTNVKYPIPFDPPFVPTNNPCGIYKRDFEIEILPENYDYNINFEGVDSCFYFWINDNFVGYSQISHSISEFDITEFLVKGKNTITVLVLKWCDGTYFEDQDKFRMSGIFRDVYILRRAKERIVDYKITQSIDFSAKEGKLDLEILSNIGNPKGKYYLLNPNNHMIASGDIDNNKVQINIKNVELWSAEIPNLYTLLIETEHEVIKERIGMREIKIENSILKINNKKVKLRGVNHHDSNPTKGYVMTYDDMILDLKIMKECNFNSIRTAHYPKSPIFYELCDEYGFYVMSEADIEIHGVVELYGLGYLDNYNMIADDKVYEKVIIDRVDSSIVPFKNKSCIFMWSLGNESGFGCNFERGLEYARNLDPTRPLHYEGAHYASKERENDFTNIDVISRMYISIEEIKDYFEKGIDKPLILCEYAHAMGNGPGGLQDYDEMIQKYDQFAGAYVWEWCDHAILINENINDKKAYGYGGDFEEENHDGNFCVDGLVYPDRTPHTGLLEYKNINRPIRAIEFDEVKKRVKLKNMLDFRDVGEFLDVTYKVFLDGETIFGGNIDLESLKAKEEKWYDLSISELPKGIITILFQYRVKNNNHLYEKGEVLGFDNFIIKNGVDNISSVDKILKSTINEQKFYVEETVNKIKVKNNEFIYNYNKNTGSFDFIQALGETFIDDPMKFIIWRAPTDNDRKIKNLWIEAGFNQITTRVYNSKIKEFSNRVEITSDLSLIPPYRERVLDLKVTWSIYSEGLIKCHVKGNKNMKTPYLPRFGVELKPNKSYEEVSYFGFGPYENYVDKNSSCYLGRFNSKVSEMHEDYIRPQENGSHHYCREVAINNEKGKVCVLSENDFAFNVSHFSLNQLTNANHNFDLNEEEATYLIVDYKQSGIGSNSCGPDLDEEYRLNEKEFSYDFYLKFVKDNIKYN
- a CDS encoding AraC family transcriptional regulator, producing the protein MQILWKKYVKENFEMNVDECGIEQGIPGLGYNYEVLKNAVIHYVTKGYGTFKFNGKVFNLKQGDIFILLKGMQVEYVASIDDPWEYYWIGFSGSNANEYLNRTSITNSCVANCEENSKIPQIILNMCEISKTYNPSRSDDILLLKELYSLLYALIEEFPKPFEYKDKELHTYIQDALNFINSNYMHSITVQEIADYVNLSRSYLYKMFIKNLGISPQRYLINLRMYKATLLLKGTKLPIGEVASSVGYSDSLLFSKTFSKHFSMSPLNYRNNQVNKTSI
- a CDS encoding MFS transporter codes for the protein MDTLINKKVEKKEDVSIKTLITYSMGSLGNNMIYALISSYLLIFLTDSFKVGAAAIGTLFLVARIIDAITDPIMGVIVDNTNTKIGKSRPYLFIVPIFMGIATIMCFSAPDLSYSGKIIWIYIAYIFWGISFTAMDIPYWSLSANITRSSSGKTKIVTSARTVAYVGNFIILTSTIPLVSIIGNWQTVAIIYVCFATIFTWVTAFGIREIKDNVAKKKEKQGFKQFINLLKTNKPLRIVLLSMLVLELSGAIKNTISIYYVKYNFNAEMMIPVVSSVGMGASILGGIMSPFLTKKLGKRNTALLGLLAGAAGSFLVFLLSYSSLPLMIVINFISGIFDGAGYITLTSMVADCVEYGEWKTGKRSEGMIFSLNIFKSKIASAIGGSLCGYILAYIGYTANESQSTFTLNGIHLIQTLVPCAIVIISFMLLRRYNLSEAEYEAIVDDLKNGVTRIG